The sequence taTTTCATGAGTTTCGTTCACCACCTGTTCTACACTAAATATCAGGTACCTCATTATTAAGCAACAATTGCAAACATAGtaatagaattaaataaaatatttattttctgctgaaaataatttaagtttgaaatttttttgagtttacACTGAAATAGgaacaatgaatatgaaataataatacaattaCAATATTGAACTTCATAACCAAATCTGATTATGAGAGACAAAGAATTCAATTAAGCATAAATAGTCAGAAAATAAAGCAGCATAATCTATAATGCAAATGCATTTATGCACTATGTGGACTTGTGCTTTTTTCGTCCCAAACTTCAAGCATTCAAACCTCaaacttgttaaaaaatttcaatgcacttgtattaaatatgaatGTTAAATCAGACCAAACAAAATACCTGCATTGGAACCTTGAATATTGCACTTAACATTGTGTATGCCAAATCATAATATAAAGTCCAACATATGTGCCCGTCttattaaagtaaaacaaaattggAGAGACTCCAATTATTTTCAGCATTAAAGGGATATTTTGATACTGATTTTATAACCcataacacttaaaaaacatGCAAGCTAAGTAGTTTACCTATAAGTTTATTACAATAAGTGCAAAGTTActtaatttgagattttgcCAGTTGCAAGGAGTATAATTTAGTTGTGCCATTTGGCATTAATCTATCATTTAAGATACCTattaaatgtcttaaaaattaacatattacttatttatgtaCCATGACAGaaggatttagaaaaaaacacattttggCAATAAATATGGAAAAGTTTAGATTTAACTCACCTTATATCTCCTTCAGTTACAGACTCAGGGAAAGCTGGACATTTGACTGTCTCTGCCTGGCACAGAGCACTGTAGATTTTAAAGTACCTATCTGTTCGGCAGCATACTGATTTGGGCGAACTAAAATGAATTaagggaaattaaaaatatccacAAAGAGCTGAATTCATTTACCTGGCAAGAGCTTCGTCCTTAACACTAGTTTTGTATGTACAAAGTGTCTTGACCCCATGAGACAATGGCTGGGCTGACACCTAAAAGTGAAAAGGTTACATAACATGGTAAAATGGATATGACACCTTCCTTGAGACCATGCAGATGCTAAGCGAAATTAGGGATAGAATTATGTAAGTGGCTTTATTCATTACCAATTATTTTAGGTCCGGATATTACCTCTGAtatacttttttccaaatatttgtcTAAAGTTCTGAGCACTGCACGCGGCACTCTCCGGCTAGCCATCGTGAGCATGCTGGACATAGTAGAGGTATTTCTTAACGCCCtgaattattacttaatttatattatttaacacCCAAATCATATGCCGCCCGTTCTATAAATAATCGAGAAAACAGGCTACACAGGGAAAACTCTCCTTCGAAACCAAAACGAAAGTCAGTgaagatttaaagaaaatgtcaaAGAAAACGTCAATgtcagaaatttatttcaacttgAAGAGCATAGTTACCAGTTGCATAAATAGCAACATTGCCAAGAGCATTTACATGTTTCTACCATCTTTCTTAATTGATGTAAACATTGTAGAGAATGTTCAGCATTCAAATTCAGACATTGAGTATTTAAAACGTCAGAGTTTAGGCGCAACAGGagtttccataaaaaatatatatattgtaTACCTATCAAGaaatatgaatgaaaaattcatgATATGTAgattaatttccaaatattaaTGATTCCTTTTATAGACATAACATACACAGGGTACCCTTAATCGacataaactttaattaaaaataagggAACACCTACAACCTGTAGAGAATAGGTACCACAAATCGTAGCCGATACTAGTAATAGGACACTGAAGATGTTATTTATAAGTAATTTCTACCAACCAAGTTAGAAATTGAATCATTGCAATGCACCCCAACTATATAATAAGagtagaaattttattaaataccaaGGAAGATTCACATTTTAGTTTAAGAAAtatataatgtaaataaaattaacatatgTAATAATTCCTAGAAAGTGTCGAATAAAGTAACTTAATTAAGTTGTAGGCTAATATcctctaataaaaaaaaaacgtacataaacagaaaaaatgtgCAATGAACTCGTACAAATTTCCAGATTTGAGTTTTTAGATTCTCGACGTTATATCTACATTCTCGACAAAATCTGTATTTCGAAACTTAGATCATATTCGATAAccttaatttgaaattgtctACAGAGTCCTGTCATTTGTCACTTTTGTCAGTTGTCCCCTAGTTTCTTGTTTAATCGCCATTTgagtttacattttaatagTTCAGGAGAactatttttgcatttttccaGCACTATCAAGGTTTGTAatgttgtttttcatttttagcaAGTTTACGCTTACTTCTAGTTCTATGTAATCGACGAGATTCAATTTGGGGAGGCTTTGGGGGAGTCGTTCTCTTTTGACGTTTCATCTGACCTTCTGCACCATCCCAGtgacttttatttttgctcattttaattatttaattagaaGAAATGTTGCGTAGGAAATAACTATTGAATTAACTCCCTTGTTTAGGATAATATGAACGCCGATCCAAGAAGACCAGACAAAGTGCAGCGCTATGTACCCACGAAAAACAATGCCAATGGGGAGGACCTCACTCCAGACTACATGAACATTTTGGGTAAGTTTGACTCCATAGTTTTAGAGATATATTTGAGACTTGAATTGTATGTTTTCCACTCACTTCTTggagtaaaaataaattgaaaagctCATTCCACACCCAAATACTTAgttaagttattttaataatatttaataataaagtctTGAATGAAATCTGATAGCTTGCTGAAGTTTTACAATAGACCAATAGTATCCACACTACAGCTGCATAACAGTAAAGTGGACATACACTTAGTCATTTCTTATCAATTATTATCAACAATCTAAATAACTTATTAATCAGAGAAAGTAATCATTGATTACTAAAAAAGGTTATCATCACAAATATAGAAATCCTACTTACCCAGTTAGGCATTGTACACAATATTCAGATTCTGTGGTCAATGTTATCTGCATGGGATATATCTCAATTAATACAAAAGATGGAcaattgcaatttttgcaaaCTTGTGGGcgattttcattaaagttataaaaccatctttaaaaatttatataaatcacaagttttttcaaaatgttactTGAGTTTACTTGATCACAAAGGAATTCTGGAACATTCATTCACCTCAGAGTTAAAATGCATGATGCTGGATAACCAGAAGTTCTTAACAGTTACTCAAgaagacatcctgtataaaagaTAGTTGTTTTCCAAAAGCTTTTCAAGAAGCAATTCACAGATGAATGAGACATGCAGTGAATCACTGATTCAGTCtcattgaaaaatgttcatttagtTAATACTTGTTAACTTGCATTATATCCtgtattacataaataaaaccaTTTGTAACGTCATGTTTATAACTACATATTTAACAAAGCTTAaacttgaataaataaataatatagatCATCTATGCAGCATCTAAAGGTAAAATGTTCCTAAATGCCCTACTATATATTACAAGAAAAGAAACAGGTTACATTTAGAGGAGATATTATAAGTGAAGcagtgaaaaaataaatgtgtttaCGAATCAGAATCAATCCATTAAGGTCTTATTGTGGTGATATGGTGACACATAGAGTGTTAAATTATATGCTTCAGGCacttcaaaattaagtttatgaaATGATGGGATGAGTCCTTTTTCAGAGTTGAAAACATTTTGTCTGTACTGAATTGTAtagttatttttgtattaagtGCTCAAAATAGTACTAGTTTTTTGCTACAGAAAAGTATCGATCGAGACCGCCAAACAGATTTTGCACACGAACtgcaaacaatattttttctacaactAATGATATATTCATACAAACACTAATATTTGTGTTCTGAAGATAACAGTGTGCGAAATAGACACTTCGCGCACTGTTATTTGTACTTCGCACACGCTGTCACGGGCCACGAGTGTCAAACATGTTAATACGGACAAACGCATCGCTTTAGACACTGGCATTGATCTGCAAAACTTGTCGTATTTTGATGGTTGTAGAAAAAATCCATCCCTgactaataaaaaaagctcAGAAGCATGTTAAGTATTGAGAGTATCTGTGGGTTCACATTAGTAGGTTAGTAAAGAAGGCGCTCTTCCATTGGAGAAACTTGCCATCATGGGTAATCTCAAAAGTAGTCCTACTTGTAACATCATTGgctaaattcatttttcaagaatgaaaatacattttaaagttGGTTAAATTTGGGCTGTTTTTACGAGAAATTCTTCAGTGACTAAAATGTTCAATGTTATCTTTGAACATTGACAGAATCTCAAAAATCAGCTGATAGGGATCAATTCAATCCAAATCATCACTTGTTACAtgaaatagtaataaaattttgttaaccttgtatatttagtctcaaaagaatcaaaatcatatttaaaaaataaggtgATCCAGATTTTTCAACACTTCTGCTCCTAAAAATTAGGaatatcagtttttttctatacaaggtgataatttttttgttaaattatggGAATCTCAATTATTTGACGAGTTCGAAGTCGGCAAATTAGGGTAATTTAGAGCTCAAAACAAtactaatttgaaatttggcaagtttcaaatatgtaataatgtTTCCACTTTAAAATATGGTGCTGTCAGATTTAAAAACATATGTTTCGCTTTTCGGTAACTTGcgctaatttaaccgacctcatAACTCTTGAAATAACTGAGATGCTAATTCTTAAACTCAAAAAGCGGTCGCATGTCACACCGTGTactaagaaaataatattttgctgtcAAAACGATCCAAATACGATCACCCCGAACACTGacattttaagtaattatgATAATGATAATGTTGATTATGAAAAGAAAGTGAATTGAGCTAAATACTACAGCCATCCAATGGAATTGCGCCTCTTAGTAACGTTTGCATTCCGTAGGTCATCCCCCGACCACGGCAAATGCAGTAGCCGGCGAGGCGGTCGAGAAACACCCAGAATCAAACTTAGTCTTTGACCACGCTCACCACGCACGCCCGGATGACGGCCAGCAAACAAACGACGAACTCACCGTCCCCGCCAACACCACTAATGTGATCCCCACGAGCCCTCAATACGGCGTCGCCATTATCCCAAATAACATTACCACCACAGCCACCGACATGGCTGCCACCGAGCCGGTTGCTGTGGCTGCCGACACCTTGGTCGATGGTGCCGCACTCAAAGGGGGTGAAGATGTCACTAAAGAAATGCACTCCACCCCCAGCAGAAACGAGCGGTTTAAAGTGGTCAAAATCGCGAGTCTGGAGCCATTCAAACGAGGCCGGTGGAAATGCATGGATTACGTGGACGAGGCGCCCCCGCCCAACGTAATAAATCCCACAAAGACCACCCAGTCGGTGGGAAACGCAGGTGCTTTACCTGGAGCAGTTTACCTGCAGACTCAGAGCCTGCCGCCGCAACAGATCCAGCAAATGCTCCTTCAGGGCGGATTCACTAACGGGACTCAGTTCTTCCCTGCTAACGTGCCCGCGCAGCTCATTCCACAAGGGCAATACTTCTACCCGCAAGTGGCCAACGTGCAGAGCCAGACAGTACCTCAGGGAGTGGCGGGTAGCATGCCCACGCAGTTCATCAACAATCAGCCGTATTTTGCCGCCGGAGTGGTGGCGGCCAATCCCGCAGGGTTCACCCTGCCACAGGGCTATCCCAACATACAATACGTCCCGATACCTACTCAGGGAAGCGCTTTTGTTCCCACAAGTCAGGCCGTGCATCTGCCAGCAAACTTCCAGCAAAGCCAGAGCTATTCCGGACAGCCGACTTCAGTGTCCCAGTCCAGCATGAGCCAGAACTTGGTGAACGGCCATGCGTACCcccagcagcagcagcagcaggaGACTCAGAACACCACGTTGCCAAATCAGCCTGCGAAAAATGTGATAGTGGTGAACTCACAGGCGGCTACGAGTGGTGGTCAGCCTCAAGCACCTCACGTGCTCCAAAACAACCCGCCATCGGCACCGGTGGTTCAGACTCATCAGTTCCAGCAACCTCAGAGCGGGTCTTTCGCACCGCCTCTGGCGCAATCTCAGAACAGCGCTCAGGCGGCTCAGAGTGTGGCGGCGGCGCCGACGGTAATCGCCCCCGTTATTGGTGTAACTCAACAGACCCAGCAAAATTTTGACGCCAGTAACGTCTACACGAATCCTCAGTTTGCCATGAGTGTGAATAGTTTGACTGTGCTTGACACGAATCAGGAGACGAATCCGGAGGTGAAGGAGGCGAACAGTAACGTAGAGACCTCCAGTGATAATGCCGACGATCCAAACAAGAACAATCCAGTGGTCAATGCCATTGACAACAAGATAGAGCAGGCCATGGACCTTGTGAAAAGTCATCTCATGTACACCGTaagtagtatttattttttttagcttttaatTAGATTCAATGTGCGGCTCATAATTAGAATAGTATCAACACAATATCGTCGTTTTACTTAAATCAGCTGGCACGAAATAAATTGCTTACGggatttaaaaatactacTGTGACGAGCCGTGACATTGCGTTGGCTTGGCTGTAGATTTGACTTGCAGACGTCTTCCTCAGAGTTAACGCATTTTAAGTAGAGATATTTTTGGCCACTGTTCAGCCTTCCATTGTCTGTCGATGCCTCCAGGCTTCTATCTATGAGGAATTTTGAAACTGAATATTTGCAAGGTCTGCCTAATGGTTCGTCTGTAGGTGGAGTTTTATTGTTCCCGTTCTATATATTCGTCGAAAAACTACGAGCTGCGTATGCTGAATTTATTTACTCTCACTTTTAAATGtccttaaaataattcattcaaatttcattcttcaaaatatattgAGCATGATTTGATTGCCACATGAAGCTTAAATGAAATCGTTTACTTTCATTATCGAATGATTGGAAacaacaccttgtatatttgctcttttttacttttttggttCCGGCTAGTCGAATAATCAATAACTAATTGCTGGCAGTAGTAGAAGTTCGCTCCCTAATCCATCCCTTCTCAATCTGTGTCCATACcccaatttattttactttataagATTATCGATAATTCGTATTAAGTAGGTTTTAGTAATTCTATTAAAGTAGTTAAATCCGGGGAGTTTTGAGGTCAATTGCCCTGTATTTATCCACACATATTGGTCTTATTCaccattattaaaaattgaaagctATTAAATCAAAGCTGTGTTCCTATAGTTGACagtttttgtattgtttttcGGGGCCGACAGGTTAGGTACCTCCCCGATTGAAGGATCTCAGCATAtgtatcaaaaatataaatcgtTCAAACCGATTTGGTTGGTATTTGATACCCTGAAAAGAACTATTGGTACCATTTCCGAAGATTTTTCATTTACGTTTTAGGTAAGAGAAGAAGTGGAAGTCCTAAAGGAGAAAATTGCCGAACTCATGGAGCGAATCCAACAACTCGAAACCGAAAACAACTACCTCCGATCGTTGATACCCAAGAATGTGACAGCCCCACCTCCGACCACGTTTACGCAACACGCGCCCCTGCCTCAAAACATTGCAGTGGTTAACCCCACGCTGAACGTTATGCCTCAAAACTCGAATCCCATGATTAACAACCCTGCTGTCCCGACAGTGGTCCAAAGCAACCCACCTCTGGTGGTCCAAAACAACCTCCCACCTAGTCAAAACCAAACCATTCCAAACAATAATTCACACCAAACCAGTAAGGATCCCAAGGCGCCTGTCCAATAGTAAAAGGGCTTCAAGCCCATCTCGTTTGAATGTTAGGTACTGTTTCCTTTATAGGGTGTGCGCGTGAGTATCTGTGAGGGTGTTTTTGCGTTGAAGCtaaaaatttccttgaaaattgTTGCGGGACGACTTGTCGGGGTTTTTAGCTCAGGTGAGAGGGACTTGCGTGATGGAGAGTATACCGAGTTGATATACTTAcgttttagttttatttttaagatgttttgtttaagtatttttattatccttTATTTAACCTTTGAGTAAAAATGTTCGAGAGAAGGTGTAAACCCAGATAGatcttttttgtgtttgttgTGGTCTCAAGTTTCGTGAGATTCAGCATTTGGcacattgaaaaaatgtctACGTTCATTCATGAAAAGCTTGTGGGATTTATTTCTACATTTGATCTGCTTGTTGTCCCATCTAAATCAGGTATGGGTGGTATGACTAATGACACAGTCTCAATTCTCGTATTATAACACATTCATCACGTGTTACGTGAACCAAAGCATGGGCCTGTGTTTTCATATAGTTCGCGgtaattttgtatattattgcgtatgaagagaaatttataCATAGTGTTTCTCAGTTTACAAACATTAGGCATGACGAAGAATAGAAGTAAATGTAGCAGACGGAATGCATGAATTAAGGCATAGGTTTCTGCGTACTGGACTGATTTGACATCGTCCCAGTGTAAGTCGGATATCAACCAATTGTATGTTTTATGGTAGGGGtttgcttttttgttttttctcacTGTATAATCTCTTTGAAATGGACCGATTAAGTGATGCCAGTGACAGTAAAATGAACTGAAAATGTCAAAAGAAATTCCGTCACTTGTCAATGTGATATTGGCTTTGTTTACAGTGACTActtattatgaattttgataACGTCTTGAAATactcaatttaataagttaaaAGGGTTAGGAAACTGACATGGAATAGATCGCCATTTTCAttagtgttaaaaaaacacagCAACTTTTGATTATGCAtctcagaaaattattttaaagattgAGGACAAATACTCTTTAGGTTAATTACAGGACACTTCAAACTACATTTATTccgacattttgaaatttgtacgAC comes from Euwallacea similis isolate ESF13 chromosome 9, ESF131.1, whole genome shotgun sequence and encodes:
- the LOC136411123 gene encoding TSC22 domain family protein 2-like; its protein translation is MNADPRRPDKVQRYVPTKNNANGEDLTPDYMNILGHPPTTANAVAGEAVEKHPESNLVFDHAHHARPDDGQQTNDELTVPANTTNVIPTSPQYGVAIIPNNITTTATDMAATEPVAVAADTLVDGAALKGGEDVTKEMHSTPSRNERFKVVKIASLEPFKRGRWKCMDYVDEAPPPNVINPTKTTQSVGNAGALPGAVYLQTQSLPPQQIQQMLLQGGFTNGTQFFPANVPAQLIPQGQYFYPQVANVQSQTVPQGVAGSMPTQFINNQPYFAAGVVAANPAGFTLPQGYPNIQYVPIPTQGSAFVPTSQAVHLPANFQQSQSYSGQPTSVSQSSMSQNLVNGHAYPQQQQQQETQNTTLPNQPAKNVIVVNSQAATSGGQPQAPHVLQNNPPSAPVVQTHQFQQPQSGSFAPPLAQSQNSAQAAQSVAAAPTVIAPVIGVTQQTQQNFDASNVYTNPQFAMSVNSLTVLDTNQETNPEVKEANSNVETSSDNADDPNKNNPVVNAIDNKIEQAMDLVKSHLMYTVREEVEVLKEKIAELMERIQQLETENNYLRSLIPKNVTAPPPTTFTQHAPLPQNIAVVNPTLNVMPQNSNPMINNPAVPTVVQSNPPLVVQNNLPPSQNQTIPNNNSHQTSKDPKAPVQ